The genomic interval GCTTTATTGAACAATTACGCTGCTTTACTTAACTCTCCGTAGTTCATCCACTTCTCAATATTATGAATCATACAATACAACTGCCATTGTGCTTGAATACTGGTTTTAGTTCTCAAGCTAAAAACGATTTAATTTCTTGTTCACACAGAAATTAGAAAACACCGGTTCGACCACTGATATTCCGTAGCTATATATATTTATCATGTTAACCGTATAAGCGCGGTTTCATCCAGTCGGTGTAGTTGGATTCACCTGAGAGAAAAGCCAGTTATCTACCAACACCTTCTTCAACCATCAATAGCAATACCGCGTTACCTAACAAACCTTGAACCTCCTTATTGTAACCACTACAGCCCGTAGATTTTTATTGTTAGAATTGCGTGTGACCGGGAAACCACTGGACTTTGAACACCCTCCTTTTGTAATTGTTAATTTCTTCAGAAACCATTTCATATCTAAATGCTTTCTTATCCTTCCAAGGTAACGCTATACCTTGAGCACTAACTTGTGACTGGATGACTTTCCGACCCTCCTCTCGTGTAGACCACATTAAATCAACTGTAGCCCTTGAACAGCAGAAGAAAAATTTAAAACCGTTCCCGAAACGCACTCATAATTAAAAACTTCGTTAAAGGACCAAATGATGCCAGCATTTTAGTTTTAAACAACTTATTATAAATTTAAACTAACGGAGCGAATATTGAACCCTGTTCAGGTGTGAACAGCCTTTGGTACAGTTTGCACGCCTCTATGTCTGTCATAGAAGAGATATAATCAGCAATAATGCGATCTAAGTTTGATTCTTCTGTTATTTTCTCTTGAACAATGGTTGGTAATAAAGAATATGGTTTCGATTTAAGAGCGATGAACAAGTCTGTAATTATTTTCTGTCCTTTAAATTCTAGTGTCTGTACACTAGGCTGAGATATAACTTGGTCGTAAACAAATTCTTTAAATGAGCCGAGAATATCTTTACGCTCACTATCCATTATGCACTGAAAGTCTAGCAATGGACTTTCAAATTTGTCTTGCTTAAAAATTGTAGTTCCTCGAACAAATATATTAATAATACTACTGATAGCAGCCTTAGTGTCTTCTAACTTACCTGAAGCTAATTTTGCAGAAAGATAGCTTTTGTTAGCTGATCCCCAAGATTTAGTCACAAGTAAAGATAGCTCTTCAAGCTCGCACCTCAACTTCTCACACACTTTATGCCGATCTAAAAGCTGCATAACTAAAGCATCTTCAAGATCATGAACACCGTAAGCGATATCATCTGCACATTCCATAATACTCGTATCAAATGATTTATATTGAGATTTCAATTTACCTTTCACTTCTACCACGGAAGTAAATTGCTCTTTATCTCGGTCTGAAAATGGGTTTAACACCCAGTCCAGGGTATCTTTTTCCGTATCATGAATACACTTTGGAGGTGACCATTTTCTGATATCAGTCGTGGACAATAATTCTGGTTTAGGATACTGACGTTTTAACTGACTATGTAGTACCGGGTATTTAATAATACCTAACAAAGCTCTACGAGTAAGGTTATAACCAAACTCACTAGAGTACTCTCCCAACTTACTCAGTATTCGAAATGTCTGCCCATTTCCCTCAAAACCACCATCGTCATGCAAAAAGAAATTAAGTGTTCTTTCACCATTGTGACCAAAAGCCGGGTGTCCCAAATCATGTGCCAAACAAATTGTTTCGATCAATGAAACAGGAGCCAACCAGTCCTTGCTAGGACAATCTCTTTGATCTGCAATGTAATTAAGACGATATGTTATCGAATTTCCTACCTGGGCAACCTCCATTGAGTGAGTTAATCGAGTTCTAAAAAACTCACTTTCGCCAACCCCATGAACTTGAGTCTTTGATTGCAGCCTGCGAAACGCTAGAGAGTTGATAACTCGGCTTCGATCTATTCTAAAAAAATACTCATCTTTAGTATCTGAACTACGTTTTCTGTCACTTTGGCGCTGAACCCATTGATCCATGCAAACTCCTTATCTTTATATTTACTGTTAAACAATCATTATATGGTTATGACTAAATAACTCATCTGGATCCAGTTGGTCAATCCGCGATTGCTTCAAATTATTGGGAATGGCTTTAGCCTTATTTTATGAACGCTATCACACAAAACAAGAACGGCTCCGTGATGACAGAATGCTACCAAACTTCCTACTTATTTCCACCCATCAAACGCCGTAAAGTCGACGTGAATTTTGATGGTGGTGAAATCTCTTAGGATGGCGGCATGTTATTGCTCAGAGAAATCGACAAACGACTGGGGCTAACAACGGTAATATAACAGGACACCCACTTTAAAATAAAAAAACAAAAAAATGCAACGATGATTCGCAAAATATAACAGGACACCCACTTTAAAATATGGTATCCATAAAATATAACAGGACACCCACTTTAAAATAAAAAAACGAAACAAGGCAACGATGATTCGCTACTACCTTGCAAAAAAATCGAATGAATCAGGGTGACTACAGAACCAAACTATATACATCTTGTTCCAAAGCAAACAAATATAGTTCTGGCTGACCTGAAGGCGTAGCAGGTTACTTGAGGAGCCAAGCTTTTAAGTAGGATACTTGATGGCGTGATAGGAAAT from Gynuella sunshinyii YC6258 carries:
- a CDS encoding anti-phage deoxyguanosine triphosphatase, with translation MDQWVQRQSDRKRSSDTKDEYFFRIDRSRVINSLAFRRLQSKTQVHGVGESEFFRTRLTHSMEVAQVGNSITYRLNYIADQRDCPSKDWLAPVSLIETICLAHDLGHPAFGHNGERTLNFFLHDDGGFEGNGQTFRILSKLGEYSSEFGYNLTRRALLGIIKYPVLHSQLKRQYPKPELLSTTDIRKWSPPKCIHDTEKDTLDWVLNPFSDRDKEQFTSVVEVKGKLKSQYKSFDTSIMECADDIAYGVHDLEDALVMQLLDRHKVCEKLRCELEELSLLVTKSWGSANKSYLSAKLASGKLEDTKAAISSIINIFVRGTTIFKQDKFESPLLDFQCIMDSERKDILGSFKEFVYDQVISQPSVQTLEFKGQKIITDLFIALKSKPYSLLPTIVQEKITEESNLDRIIADYISSMTDIEACKLYQRLFTPEQGSIFAPLV